In the genome of Salinispirillum sp. LH 10-3-1, one region contains:
- a CDS encoding TIGR02444 family protein, whose amino-acid sequence MASEYLLNNAALHHPLWSFSLALYARPGVAAHLLARQEEYHVWINDWLLSTWLAQQNQTLCSDFKSRIASWQEWREANVLVWRAMRQGLDKQQSPDAYRKASAIELKLEQLDQAYLYQHHRRLAERSALNPKRCLQLSLQKLSECPERALLSTSELLLSEARELPLS is encoded by the coding sequence TTGGCTTCTGAATATTTGCTTAACAATGCGGCGCTGCATCATCCGCTGTGGTCGTTTTCCTTGGCGCTTTATGCGCGCCCAGGTGTGGCGGCTCATTTATTGGCACGGCAGGAAGAATATCACGTTTGGATCAATGACTGGTTGTTGTCGACGTGGTTAGCCCAACAGAATCAGACGCTGTGCAGCGACTTTAAATCGCGCATCGCTTCATGGCAGGAATGGCGCGAGGCCAACGTCTTGGTGTGGCGCGCGATGAGGCAGGGTTTGGATAAACAACAAAGCCCCGACGCCTATCGCAAGGCCAGTGCCATTGAGTTGAAGCTGGAACAGCTGGATCAGGCCTATTTGTACCAACACCATCGTCGGTTAGCTGAACGCTCGGCACTCAACCCGAAACGCTGCTTACAACTCAGCCTTCAGAAATTATCAGAGTGCCCTGAACGAGCACTACTATCCACCTCAGAGCTGCTTTTATCAGAAGCACGTGAATTGCCGCTATCGTGA
- a CDS encoding ATP-binding cassette domain-containing protein — MIQLSDIQLLRSGKILLNNATARIPPGEKVAIIGPNGAGKSSLFQLLLGKLTADQGVLDIPARWRVAHMQQETPGLNRSAVDHVLDGLTEWRALQDEIAVAEAAEDTDQLAILHGRMDDLQGYQVRHEAERILLGLGFSVAQLDATVASFSGGWRVRLNLAQTLIQRSELLLLDEPTNHLDLETVHWLQGWLRQYEGTLLLISHDRDFIDAVVGQVISFEGQQLITYRGNYSAYERQKAERQAQQQAAYEKQQERRADMERFVARFRAQATKARQAQSRLKALERMADLAPAQVDSPFRFTFTAGQKVSSPLLALSNLALGYGDHAVLQQVNLNLYPGMRIGLLGKNGAGKSTFIKHLSGTLSAMAGESTRGAHYYPGYFAQHQVDALDHGATPLQHIMRLSPEAREQQARDFLGGFNFQGTMADDLVGPMSGGEKARLALALIAWLSPNILLLDEPTNHLDLDMRAALANALQAYQGVVVVVSHDRFLMEATVDEFWLVRDGTVLPYSGDLDSYLQELSAPELRASTDQKGTTPATDRKAAKRQEAEDRQRRAPLKKAVDKAIQQLEKVQAELNRVTECLADADLYDGSRQAELQDLLKQQGELTKTLEEAEARWMEAEEAYEQS, encoded by the coding sequence ATGATACAACTCTCAGACATTCAATTATTGCGCAGCGGTAAAATACTGTTGAACAACGCTACGGCGCGGATACCGCCCGGTGAAAAAGTGGCGATCATTGGTCCCAATGGTGCCGGAAAATCTTCGCTGTTCCAATTGCTGTTGGGCAAACTGACCGCCGATCAGGGTGTGCTGGATATCCCCGCGCGTTGGCGCGTGGCTCATATGCAGCAAGAAACCCCTGGTTTAAACCGCTCGGCAGTGGATCATGTGCTGGATGGCTTGACCGAATGGCGCGCCCTGCAAGATGAAATTGCTGTCGCAGAAGCCGCGGAGGATACCGATCAGCTGGCCATATTGCATGGCCGCATGGATGACTTGCAGGGTTACCAGGTGCGCCATGAAGCCGAGCGTATCCTGCTTGGCTTGGGTTTTTCCGTCGCGCAGCTCGACGCTACCGTGGCGTCGTTTTCCGGTGGCTGGCGTGTTCGTCTTAATTTGGCGCAAACACTGATTCAGCGTAGTGAGCTGTTGCTGCTGGACGAACCCACCAACCACTTGGATTTAGAAACCGTGCACTGGTTACAGGGCTGGCTGCGCCAATATGAAGGTACTCTGTTGTTAATCTCGCATGACCGAGACTTCATTGACGCCGTGGTTGGTCAGGTAATCAGTTTTGAAGGGCAGCAGCTGATCACCTACCGAGGCAACTATTCCGCTTACGAACGCCAAAAGGCAGAACGCCAAGCGCAGCAACAGGCAGCGTACGAAAAGCAGCAAGAGCGTCGCGCTGATATGGAGCGTTTCGTGGCTCGCTTCCGCGCTCAAGCCACCAAGGCGCGTCAGGCGCAAAGTCGACTCAAGGCCTTGGAGCGTATGGCGGATCTAGCGCCAGCGCAAGTCGATAGTCCCTTCCGCTTTACTTTTACTGCTGGGCAAAAGGTGTCCAGTCCCTTGCTGGCCTTGTCGAATTTGGCGCTGGGTTATGGCGATCATGCGGTGTTGCAGCAAGTAAACCTGAATCTGTACCCCGGCATGCGCATTGGTTTATTGGGTAAAAATGGCGCCGGTAAGTCGACCTTTATCAAGCATCTCTCGGGGACTCTGTCGGCCATGGCCGGTGAGAGCACCCGTGGGGCGCATTATTATCCGGGCTATTTTGCGCAGCACCAAGTGGATGCTCTGGATCATGGTGCCACACCGCTGCAGCACATCATGCGCCTCTCGCCAGAGGCGCGTGAACAGCAGGCGCGTGACTTTCTTGGCGGTTTCAATTTTCAAGGTACCATGGCGGATGATTTGGTGGGCCCTATGTCTGGTGGCGAGAAGGCTCGCTTGGCCTTGGCCCTGATCGCTTGGCTGTCACCCAATATTCTGTTGCTCGATGAGCCAACCAACCACCTTGACCTCGATATGCGCGCGGCTTTGGCCAATGCCCTGCAGGCCTATCAGGGCGTGGTGGTCGTGGTATCACACGACCGCTTCTTGATGGAAGCTACGGTTGACGAATTCTGGCTGGTGCGGGACGGCACGGTGTTGCCCTACAGCGGCGATCTGGACAGCTATCTGCAAGAGCTGAGTGCGCCGGAGCTGCGAGCGAGTACTGATCAGAAGGGCACTACGCCAGCGACCGATCGCAAAGCCGCGAAACGGCAGGAGGCCGAGGATCGACAGCGTCGTGCCCCGCTGAAAAAAGCGGTTGATAAAGCCATTCAGCAGCTAGAAAAGGTGCAGGCAGAGCTGAACCGGGTGACCGAGTGTTTGGCCGATGCCGATTTGTACGATGGCTCACGGCAAGCCGAACTGCAGGACTTACTCAAACAGCAGGGCGAACTGACGAAGACGTTGGAAGAAGCCGAGGCGCGTTGGATGGAGGCGGAAGAAGCTTACGAGCAGTCTTAG
- the hemB gene encoding porphobilinogen synthase, translating to MYQQYPASRPRRMRKDSFSRALMRENTLQASDLIYPMFVLEGEGQREPVASMPGVERLSIDLLVEEAKIIHGLGIPVLALFPVTPLSAKSLLAEEAYNPDGLAQRAVRAIKAAVPELGVMTDVALDPFTTHGQDGILDATGYVDNDVTLEVLVKQALSHADAGADIVAPSDMMDGRVGALREALEDMDHVNTRIMAYSAKYASAFYGPFRDAVGSAGNLAGGNKHTYQMDPANGDEALHEVALDIAEGADMVMIKPGMPYLDVVRRVKEQFQMPTMVYQVSGEYAMLQAAIAQGWLGEDAIMESLLCFKRAGADGILTYYAKWAAQKLSSL from the coding sequence ATGTATCAGCAGTACCCCGCCAGCCGCCCTCGTCGTATGCGTAAAGACTCATTCAGTCGCGCGCTTATGCGTGAAAACACTTTGCAGGCCTCAGACTTAATCTACCCAATGTTCGTGCTGGAAGGTGAGGGGCAGCGTGAGCCTGTGGCATCCATGCCCGGTGTCGAGCGCCTGTCGATCGATTTACTGGTGGAAGAAGCTAAGATCATTCATGGCTTGGGCATACCGGTCCTGGCGCTGTTTCCGGTCACGCCCTTGTCGGCGAAGTCGTTGTTGGCCGAAGAGGCCTACAATCCCGACGGGTTGGCCCAACGTGCTGTGCGGGCAATCAAGGCCGCAGTGCCTGAGCTGGGGGTGATGACGGACGTTGCACTGGATCCGTTCACTACGCACGGTCAAGACGGCATTTTGGATGCCACTGGTTACGTCGACAATGACGTTACATTAGAAGTGCTGGTTAAGCAGGCGTTGTCCCATGCGGACGCGGGCGCGGATATCGTGGCGCCATCCGATATGATGGATGGCCGTGTGGGCGCCTTGCGTGAAGCCCTGGAAGACATGGATCACGTGAACACACGCATCATGGCTTATTCCGCCAAGTACGCGTCAGCCTTCTATGGCCCATTTCGCGACGCGGTTGGGTCGGCCGGAAACTTGGCCGGTGGCAATAAACACACCTATCAGATGGATCCAGCGAACGGTGACGAGGCGCTGCATGAAGTCGCGCTGGACATCGCTGAAGGTGCCGATATGGTGATGATCAAGCCGGGCATGCCGTACTTGGATGTTGTTCGCCGCGTGAAAGAACAATTCCAGATGCCTACCATGGTGTACCAAGTCAGTGGCGAATACGCCATGCTGCAAGCGGCCATTGCGCAAGGTTGGTTGGGCGAAGACGCCATTATGGAATCGTTGCTGTGCTTTAAGCGGGCGGGTGCCGATGGCATCTTGACGTATTACGCCAAGTGGGCAGCACAAAAGCTATCAAGCTTATAA
- the trxA gene encoding thioredoxin TrxA has translation MSDHIVNVSDDSFGSDVLESDKPVLVDYWAEWCGPCKMIAPVLEEVAVEYADKLTVAKLNIDENQATPPKYGIRGIPTLMIFKNGNVAATKVGALSKSQLIEFIDSSL, from the coding sequence ATGAGTGACCATATCGTTAATGTATCTGACGACTCGTTCGGCAGCGACGTTCTGGAATCTGACAAACCAGTATTGGTGGATTATTGGGCTGAGTGGTGTGGTCCCTGCAAAATGATTGCGCCGGTATTGGAAGAAGTTGCGGTTGAGTACGCTGACAAGCTGACCGTTGCCAAACTGAACATTGATGAGAATCAGGCCACACCGCCAAAGTATGGTATTCGTGGTATCCCGACGCTGATGATCTTTAAAAACGGTAATGTGGCAGCCACCAAAGTTGGCGCTCTGTCGAAGTCTCAGTTGATCGAGTTTATCGACAGCAGTCTGTAA
- the rho gene encoding transcription termination factor Rho: MNLSELKTKPVPELLEIAQGMGLENVTRTRKQDLIFTILKRHAKSGEDIYGEGVLEILQDGFGFLRSATSSYLAGPDDIYVSPSQIRRFNLRTGDTIAGKIRPPKEGERYFALLKIDTINGEDNESSRNKILFENLTPLFPDERLTLEAGNGSTEDLTGRILDLVSPIGKGQRGLIVAPPKAGKTLMLQHIAQAIVKNSPEVDLIVLLIDERPEEVTEMQRSVRGEVVASTFDEPPSRHVQVAEMVIEKAKRLTEHKRDVVILLDSITRLARAYNTVVPSSGKVLTGGVDAHALERPKRFFGAARNLEEGGSLTIIATALVDTGSKMDEVIYEEFKGTGNMEVHLDRKIAEKRTFPAINIRRSGTRREERLVKPSELQRLWILRKLLAEMEDTQSIDFLLDKLKGSKTNGEFFDSMKG; encoded by the coding sequence ATGAATCTGAGTGAGCTGAAAACCAAGCCGGTTCCGGAGTTACTTGAAATCGCACAAGGCATGGGCCTTGAAAACGTAACCCGCACCCGTAAGCAGGATCTGATATTTACCATTCTCAAACGTCACGCCAAGAGCGGCGAAGACATTTACGGCGAAGGAGTGTTGGAAATCCTGCAGGATGGCTTCGGTTTCCTGCGTTCGGCCACCAGTTCTTACTTGGCCGGTCCGGATGACATTTATGTCTCGCCGAGCCAGATACGACGCTTTAATTTGCGTACCGGTGACACCATTGCCGGGAAGATTCGGCCGCCAAAAGAAGGCGAACGATATTTCGCCTTGCTGAAAATCGACACCATCAATGGCGAAGATAACGAATCCTCACGCAACAAAATCCTGTTTGAAAACCTGACTCCGCTGTTCCCCGACGAACGCTTAACTTTAGAAGCCGGTAACGGCTCTACTGAAGATTTAACCGGCCGTATTCTTGACCTAGTATCGCCGATCGGGAAAGGCCAGCGTGGTTTGATTGTAGCCCCGCCAAAAGCTGGTAAAACGCTGATGTTGCAGCACATCGCGCAAGCGATTGTGAAGAACTCGCCGGAAGTGGATCTGATCGTTTTGTTGATCGATGAACGTCCAGAAGAAGTGACCGAAATGCAGCGTTCAGTGCGCGGCGAAGTGGTAGCGTCGACCTTTGACGAGCCGCCATCACGCCACGTTCAGGTTGCCGAGATGGTGATTGAGAAGGCCAAGCGCCTGACCGAGCATAAGCGTGACGTGGTTATCCTGCTGGATTCTATTACTCGCTTGGCGCGTGCTTACAACACCGTAGTGCCATCATCCGGTAAGGTATTGACCGGTGGTGTGGACGCCCATGCTCTTGAGCGTCCTAAGCGTTTCTTCGGTGCGGCGCGGAATTTGGAAGAGGGTGGTTCATTGACCATCATCGCAACCGCGTTGGTTGATACCGGTTCTAAGATGGACGAAGTCATCTACGAAGAGTTTAAGGGTACGGGTAATATGGAAGTGCATCTGGATCGCAAGATCGCGGAGAAGCGCACTTTCCCGGCCATTAACATTCGCCGCAGTGGTACCCGTCGTGAAGAGCGTTTGGTTAAGCCAAGCGAATTGCAGCGTTTGTGGATACTGCGCAAACTGTTGGCGGAAATGGAAGACACTCAGTCCATCGACTTCTTGTTGGATAAGCTGAAAGGCTCTAAAACCAACGGCGAATTCTTCGACTCGATGAAGGGGTAA
- a CDS encoding HDOD domain-containing protein, with the protein MTTLNEEQIKHILQGIVIPPQPQIMVDLQMEQLHPEPEIDRIAELIRQDVGLAGTMLKVVNSPLYGLSNTINSVHQAVMLLGLNTVTNIVNGLSIKGELNDREIIELNRFWDTAMDIAIVSASIAKQVGYANPEEAYNLGLFHNVGIALMQKRFDNYFSVLEHAYSGQHERIIDAENEAFKTNHAVVGYYCARSWNQPSHLAAVIADHHNVQRMFEQNAQSTAQANTLVLLAILKMAEHMCGNYAVLGKQERDHEWDGISDLVLDTLGLNAYEMDTMKVIFDERGINMRYCY; encoded by the coding sequence ATGACGACGTTGAATGAAGAGCAAATAAAGCACATCTTACAGGGCATCGTCATACCACCGCAGCCACAAATCATGGTGGATTTGCAGATGGAGCAATTGCACCCAGAGCCTGAAATTGATCGCATCGCCGAGCTTATCCGACAAGACGTAGGCCTTGCTGGCACCATGCTGAAAGTCGTCAACTCGCCGCTGTATGGCTTGAGCAACACCATCAATTCAGTGCATCAGGCGGTGATGCTGCTCGGCCTGAATACCGTGACCAACATAGTGAATGGATTGAGCATTAAGGGTGAGCTTAATGATCGGGAGATTATTGAGCTCAATCGTTTTTGGGACACAGCCATGGACATCGCCATCGTCAGCGCGTCCATCGCGAAGCAGGTGGGCTATGCCAACCCAGAAGAGGCATACAACCTCGGGTTGTTTCACAATGTAGGCATTGCTTTGATGCAAAAGCGCTTCGATAACTATTTTAGTGTGCTCGAGCATGCCTATTCAGGACAACATGAGCGCATCATTGACGCCGAAAATGAAGCGTTCAAAACCAATCACGCCGTAGTGGGCTACTATTGTGCACGCTCGTGGAACCAACCTTCACATTTAGCCGCCGTGATCGCCGACCATCACAACGTACAGCGCATGTTCGAGCAGAACGCGCAATCCACCGCACAAGCCAATACACTGGTTCTGCTCGCCATACTGAAGATGGCAGAGCATATGTGCGGCAACTACGCGGTATTGGGCAAGCAAGAGCGTGATCATGAGTGGGACGGGATCAGTGACTTGGTGCTGGATACGTTAGGGCTGAACGCGTACGAGATGGATACCATGAAGGTCATTTTTGACGAGCGCGGAATCAATATGCGGTATTGCTATTAG
- a CDS encoding imelysin family protein — MARYLFTLSAFAGTAVLLAGCAQDTPEIPDSTEGVVEQEMISPVDPSILASGDDDLYHWQFQSLQSCQNGYAYFQEAALDVVLSTDQLLSTPSAEHLNTAQTRWREAVEAWGAADLCTQKPLLTDGQSSFADRYQRTAAAPVLPGYIDAIPGYSDTGLVHDNTVALSLESLITQHQLSFEEEVALGLYALEVLLFGVMPREPWDFNSSEGGTDSMSRRAAILRLVAADLLTQAEIWQDHWPARVANMRQTYSPTYELTWLIDNWVLALQKIGRAQQVLRNGDPALSLNEQHDALRFKGSLEHLALWWHSPGTLAVIEKLDLDTSAWTAIDVDQMTVHNSTAAEWERLGNVLTTLTAQLALLRQEVENHWHTKVQVR, encoded by the coding sequence ATGGCCCGTTATCTCTTTACGCTAAGCGCCTTTGCTGGCACTGCCGTGTTGCTGGCAGGCTGCGCCCAAGACACCCCGGAAATACCAGATAGCACGGAAGGCGTAGTTGAGCAGGAAATGATTTCGCCGGTAGACCCCAGCATCTTGGCGTCCGGTGACGATGACCTATACCACTGGCAGTTTCAAAGCCTGCAGTCTTGCCAAAACGGCTATGCCTACTTTCAGGAAGCGGCCTTAGATGTAGTGCTCAGCACAGACCAGCTGCTGTCAACACCGAGCGCCGAGCACCTGAATACCGCGCAAACACGCTGGCGTGAAGCGGTCGAAGCGTGGGGGGCAGCTGATCTTTGCACGCAGAAACCGTTGCTAACAGACGGGCAAAGTAGCTTTGCTGATCGCTATCAACGGACGGCCGCGGCACCCGTGTTGCCGGGCTACATCGATGCCATACCAGGTTACAGCGATACTGGATTAGTCCATGACAATACCGTGGCGCTGAGCCTCGAAAGCTTGATTACCCAACACCAACTGAGCTTTGAAGAAGAGGTCGCACTTGGCCTGTACGCGTTGGAAGTTTTGTTATTCGGCGTTATGCCACGTGAGCCTTGGGACTTTAACAGCTCCGAAGGCGGCACGGACAGCATGTCACGCCGCGCCGCAATCTTACGCCTGGTTGCAGCAGACTTGCTGACGCAAGCTGAAATTTGGCAAGACCATTGGCCAGCTCGCGTTGCCAATATGCGCCAAACCTACTCGCCCACTTACGAATTAACCTGGTTGATAGATAACTGGGTGTTGGCGTTACAAAAAATTGGCCGGGCACAACAGGTACTGCGCAATGGCGACCCAGCCTTAAGCCTAAACGAGCAACACGATGCGTTGCGCTTTAAGGGTTCGCTAGAACACCTAGCGCTGTGGTGGCATAGTCCGGGCACCCTTGCCGTCATTGAAAAGCTCGACCTCGATACGAGTGCATGGACAGCTATCGATGTGGATCAGATGACTGTACACAACAGCACGGCGGCGGAATGGGAACGTTTAGGTAACGTCCTCACAACGCTCACTGCGCAACTGGCCCTATTGCGCCAGGAAGTCGAAAACCATTGGCACACTAAGGTGCAAGTACGCTGA
- a CDS encoding HAD family hydrolase — protein MKLAIFDLDNTLLAGDSDHAWGEFLVAKGIVSNADHRRANDHFYQQYVAGTLDIHEYVAFVTKPLQQLAEQERNDLRAEFVQEVVQPMIAAGAPALLQQHRLQGHDLLIITATNRFVTAPIADLLDVPNLLATDLEMRDGEFTGRIAGTPAFQAGKISRLHAWLAERDKAYTEHYFYSDSHNDLPLLKEVAHPVAVDPDDALLATAEELGWPVISLR, from the coding sequence GTGAAATTAGCCATCTTTGACCTAGATAATACGCTGCTAGCAGGCGATAGCGACCATGCGTGGGGCGAATTTCTAGTAGCCAAAGGCATTGTGAGCAATGCCGATCATCGGCGTGCCAACGACCATTTCTACCAACAGTATGTCGCCGGCACATTGGACATTCACGAATATGTGGCCTTTGTCACCAAACCGCTGCAACAGTTGGCAGAGCAAGAGCGCAATGACTTACGTGCCGAGTTTGTGCAAGAGGTCGTTCAGCCTATGATCGCAGCCGGCGCACCTGCGTTACTGCAGCAACATCGCCTGCAAGGGCATGACCTACTGATCATTACGGCAACCAACCGGTTCGTTACCGCACCCATTGCCGACTTGCTGGATGTACCAAACCTGCTGGCCACCGACCTTGAGATGCGCGACGGTGAATTTACTGGTCGCATTGCCGGCACACCGGCCTTTCAGGCCGGCAAAATCTCACGTTTGCATGCATGGTTAGCAGAGCGTGACAAAGCCTACACTGAACACTATTTTTACAGCGACAGTCACAATGACCTTCCGTTACTGAAAGAAGTCGCGCACCCGGTTGCAGTTGATCCGGACGACGCCCTACTAGCCACTGCCGAGGAACTTGGATGGCCCGTTATCTCTTTACGCTAA
- a CDS encoding RNA pyrophosphohydrolase, producing the protein MIDVDGYRPNVGIILANTEGQVLWARRIGQDAWQFPQGGIRADETPLQALYRELQEEVGLNPDDVEVIACTRGWLKYRLPKRLMRHNSLPVCIGQKQKWFLLRMTCRDQKVNVSSGDTPEFDGWQWVSYWYPLTQVVSFKKQVYRQALAELAPRLAKDLKGYTIDHADHTEADRTGSY; encoded by the coding sequence ATGATCGACGTCGATGGTTATCGCCCCAACGTCGGGATCATACTGGCGAACACTGAGGGGCAGGTATTATGGGCGCGGCGTATCGGGCAAGATGCTTGGCAGTTTCCACAAGGTGGCATTCGAGCCGATGAGACGCCGCTACAAGCCCTGTATCGAGAGTTACAAGAAGAAGTGGGGCTCAATCCCGATGATGTGGAAGTCATTGCCTGTACTCGGGGCTGGCTTAAGTATCGCTTGCCCAAACGCTTGATGCGTCATAACAGTTTGCCTGTGTGTATTGGCCAAAAGCAAAAATGGTTCTTGTTGCGCATGACTTGTCGCGACCAGAAGGTTAATGTGTCCAGTGGCGATACACCGGAGTTTGATGGCTGGCAATGGGTGAGCTACTGGTATCCACTGACACAGGTGGTGTCATTTAAGAAGCAGGTATACCGACAAGCGTTAGCGGAGCTCGCGCCACGGTTAGCCAAAGATTTAAAGGGATACACTATTGACCATGCTGACCACACTGAAGCGGATCGTACAGGAAGTTACTAG
- the ptsP gene encoding phosphoenolpyruvate--protein phosphotransferase codes for MLTTLKRIVQEVTSARDLKSALNIIVERVRDAMEVQVCSIFLFDDATRRYVLMATEGLNKQEVGKVSLGTNEGIIALVGKREEPINLEDAPNHPSYHYVSSLGEEPFNAFLAAPIIHQKRLLGVITAQRPERRRFDESEEAFLVTISAQLASVIAHAEASGQDFTGILSGVTQTDVRFEGVAGATGVAIGTAVLVVPPADLQEIPSRRTDDIPAEKLRLQTALEQVKNDIRRAGAKLASELRPEEQALFDVYLNMLDDQALGAEVQQVIDTGEWAEGALAQVINGYSQHFSDMEDAYLRERATDIRDLGRRVLSYLRADDNGPREIPDDAIIIGEDLTPAILGEVDESRLAGIISIQGSSNSHIAILARAMGIPTVMGVLDLPYRQIEGQKLVVDGYRGHVYVNLTEERLRHFEEIVEEEKAFEAELETQKDLPSTTTDGHSICLMVNTGLLTDVYRSLDRGAEGVGLYRTEVAFMMQERFPSEAEQAVIYRQQLEAFAPRPVTMRTLDIGGDKALPYFPIHEENPFLGWRGIRVTLDHPEIFLVQIRAMIRASQGLDNLRIMLPMITSVSELDEALHLIYRAVFELQEENVPVTMPELGMMIEVPATVYQTRAYASRVDFLSVGSNDLTQYLLAVDRNNPRVAGLYSSFHPAVLTALKYIVDVAAEEGTPVSICGEMAGDPAGALLLVGMGYDTLSMNSASLLRVKSMLREIDLGWARQLADEVLQMEDPMVIKSTVELALKDAGVSLAGVTFNRDRWS; via the coding sequence ATGCTGACCACACTGAAGCGGATCGTACAGGAAGTTACTAGTGCGAGGGATCTGAAGAGTGCCTTAAATATCATCGTAGAGCGCGTACGCGATGCGATGGAGGTACAGGTTTGCTCAATTTTCTTGTTCGATGATGCGACTCGCCGCTATGTGTTGATGGCTACGGAAGGCTTGAATAAACAGGAGGTTGGCAAGGTCTCCCTCGGTACTAACGAAGGTATTATCGCGCTGGTGGGTAAACGCGAAGAGCCGATAAACCTCGAAGATGCCCCTAATCACCCTTCATACCATTATGTTTCCTCGCTGGGTGAAGAGCCTTTTAACGCTTTTTTGGCGGCCCCGATTATTCACCAAAAGCGCCTACTGGGTGTTATTACTGCGCAGCGCCCCGAGCGCCGACGTTTTGACGAGAGCGAAGAAGCCTTTTTGGTGACGATTTCCGCGCAGCTAGCCAGTGTCATCGCACACGCAGAGGCGTCGGGTCAGGATTTCACCGGTATCCTGTCCGGTGTCACCCAGACTGATGTCCGCTTTGAGGGCGTCGCGGGCGCGACCGGTGTGGCGATAGGAACGGCGGTTCTGGTCGTACCTCCCGCAGACCTGCAAGAAATTCCGTCACGCAGAACGGACGACATCCCAGCCGAAAAATTGCGCCTGCAGACGGCTCTGGAGCAGGTCAAGAACGACATTCGCCGCGCTGGTGCTAAGTTGGCTTCCGAGTTGCGGCCGGAAGAGCAGGCGTTATTCGACGTCTACCTCAATATGCTGGATGATCAGGCGCTCGGCGCTGAAGTGCAGCAAGTCATTGATACCGGCGAGTGGGCTGAGGGTGCGCTGGCGCAAGTCATTAACGGATATTCCCAGCACTTTTCCGACATGGAAGATGCATATCTGCGTGAGAGGGCGACCGACATTCGCGATTTGGGCCGTCGTGTACTCAGCTACTTGCGCGCCGATGATAACGGCCCTCGTGAAATACCCGACGATGCCATCATTATCGGCGAAGACCTGACGCCGGCTATCTTGGGTGAAGTGGATGAGTCTCGTTTGGCGGGTATTATTTCCATCCAAGGCTCATCGAATTCGCACATTGCTATCCTAGCGCGCGCCATGGGTATACCGACGGTGATGGGTGTGCTCGATCTACCCTATCGCCAAATCGAAGGCCAGAAGTTGGTGGTCGACGGCTACCGCGGTCACGTCTATGTGAACTTGACTGAAGAGCGCTTACGTCACTTCGAAGAAATTGTCGAAGAAGAAAAGGCCTTTGAAGCGGAGCTCGAAACACAAAAAGACTTACCCAGCACCACCACCGATGGTCACAGCATCTGTTTAATGGTGAATACGGGGTTGTTGACCGACGTTTACCGCTCTTTAGATCGTGGCGCTGAAGGTGTGGGTCTGTACCGTACTGAAGTCGCGTTCATGATGCAGGAACGGTTCCCATCGGAAGCTGAACAGGCGGTGATTTATCGCCAGCAGTTGGAAGCCTTTGCGCCGCGCCCTGTGACCATGCGGACGCTGGATATCGGCGGCGACAAGGCGTTACCGTACTTCCCGATACACGAAGAAAACCCCTTCCTGGGTTGGCGTGGCATACGCGTCACGCTCGACCACCCGGAGATCTTCCTTGTGCAGATCCGCGCCATGATCCGCGCAAGCCAGGGGTTGGACAATCTGCGCATCATGTTGCCCATGATCACCAGTGTCAGCGAGCTTGATGAAGCCCTGCACCTAATTTACCGCGCAGTCTTTGAGCTTCAGGAAGAGAATGTGCCGGTCACCATGCCAGAGCTGGGTATGATGATCGAGGTACCGGCAACGGTTTATCAGACGCGAGCGTACGCGTCACGCGTCGACTTTCTATCGGTAGGTTCCAACGACCTCACGCAGTATTTGCTCGCGGTAGATCGCAACAATCCCCGCGTGGCAGGTCTGTACAGTAGCTTCCATCCGGCGGTCCTAACTGCGCTGAAGTACATTGTCGATGTGGCGGCGGAAGAAGGTACGCCAGTGTCCATCTGTGGTGAAATGGCGGGTGACCCGGCGGGAGCATTGCTGTTGGTGGGGATGGGTTATGACACCCTATCGATGAACAGCGCCAGTTTGTTGCGAGTTAAATCTATGCTGCGGGAAATTGATCTGGGTTGGGCGCGCCAATTGGCCGACGAAGTCCTGCAGATGGAAGACCCCATGGTGATTAAGAGCACCGTTGAGCTGGCATTAAAAGATGCGGGGGTTAGTTTGGCCGGTGTTACCTTCAATCGCGACCGTTGGTCTTAA